TAGGCATCTTCTACACTGACCTCACTGCCAACTTTACCGGTGTAGAGATGGCCATTGGCTTCCAGTGGCCCCTGTCCGGAGAGATAAAGAAAATTGCCAAACAACCGCCAGGTGACAAAATTTGCCACCGGGGTCGGTACCGGCGGTAACTCAATGCCCAACGCCAGCAGATGGCCGCTTAAGCGACATTCAGCGGGAGAGAATGGCGTTGCGATGGATGTGTTCATTTTTTGCCCTGAGTGTGTTTTTTCGGCATTATGAACATGCTGGTTTTTAATGGTCAACCATTATGGTTAACCAATAAGTAAGATGTATGGCCGATTTGTGAGACGGTTCACGTTAAAGCCGGATAACAGCAGGGTGGCATGATAAGTAAAGGATCTGGCTGGAAATAATGACATGGCGCGGGCCTAAAACGTTGCTCGCCGTGACGCCAATCTCAGGCTATAATCGCCGCCAGCTGACCAAATTGGTCAGCCATTTACAGGTATTTTCAGGAGTCGCCGGATGAACAGCACTGATGACATCTCTCAGCGTATTGTCGGTCACGATAAAACCGCTGCGGTAAGCGTTTATCGTTCCATAATGCAGGCCATCCGCGATGGGGATCTGAAAGCGGGTGATAAGTTGCCCAATGAGCGTGAGCTGGCGCGCCGCTTTGATACTTCCCGCAGCACCATTCGTAACGTGCTGGCCATGATGTCTACCCAGGGGTTGGTAACGCGTAAAGTCGGCAGCGGATCTTACTTATCCGATAACCTGCAAAACCAGCTGAATGATGCCGATCGTCCGGTGGCCGCCTGGCATAAAGAAGTCCCGACCTACAGCGAGATCCTGGAAGGTCGCCTGCTGTTTGAACCGATGATGATGCAGCTGGTCACGGCGCGTGCGACAGAGGAAGACTTCACCAAAATGCGCCACCATTTGCAGGGCATTCGCGAGGCTCAGGAGTGGCTGCTGTATAAAGAACATATTTATGCGGTGCACCAGGCGATGTTTGCGGCTACCCGCAACCGCTTTCTGATCCAGATTTTCGATAACGTTATCGCTGACCGGCGGGCGGTGCAGTATGACGGACAACATTCACTGCACTCGGCGGTTAATGAGATTGTGCGCGAGCAGACGCTGCGCGAGCTGACGCCGCTGGTGGAAGCACTGGAAGCCCGCGACGGTAAGCTGGCCCAGAAACGCGCGGATGATTACTTTACCCGTATTCTCGCCTCGCTGAGTGTTTACGGTTAACCACAGGACTGGCCGCCTGAAGTGAGCGGGAAAAGAAGGGTGCCTGAGAGCCCGTGCCTGACAACAACCGGAACGGCGGGATCGCTCCCGCCGCGGTGACCCTTACCTGATAGATTCACAGGCCATCG
The window above is part of the Pantoea cypripedii genome. Proteins encoded here:
- a CDS encoding FadR/GntR family transcriptional regulator — protein: MNSTDDISQRIVGHDKTAAVSVYRSIMQAIRDGDLKAGDKLPNERELARRFDTSRSTIRNVLAMMSTQGLVTRKVGSGSYLSDNLQNQLNDADRPVAAWHKEVPTYSEILEGRLLFEPMMMQLVTARATEEDFTKMRHHLQGIREAQEWLLYKEHIYAVHQAMFAATRNRFLIQIFDNVIADRRAVQYDGQHSLHSAVNEIVREQTLRELTPLVEALEARDGKLAQKRADDYFTRILASLSVYG